In Amblyomma americanum isolate KBUSLIRL-KWMA chromosome 8, ASM5285725v1, whole genome shotgun sequence, the DNA window ATGCGACCAGAAGCCTGCAGGAACGATGCAAGATCTCCTGACTTCCTGAGCAGCATGCGAAAACCAACCGCAAGAAGGCCCAAAGATCTCCGAAGAAACTATGCAACGCACCCATGCCCGGCACCGTGGTCAAAAGCAGTCACGCAAACTGGCCCGCCGCACTTGTTTTGGAAGCTCACCGCACCAAAAGTGCCTATGCACTTCTTCAGAGCGAATATAACTTCCCTCTATGGAATATACACGAGAGGTTTCTGACATCTATCGAAAAGCACATCTCGGGGCCGGAAGCCTGCAGGAGCGACGCAAGATCTCCTGAGTCTCTGAGCAGCATGCGAGAACCAACCGGAAGAAGCCCCAAAGATCTCTGAAGAAACTATGCAACGCACCCATGCCCGGTACCCTGGTCATCAAGAGTCACGCAAACTGGCCCACCGTACTTGTTCTGGAAGCTCACCGCACCAAAAGTGTCTATGCACTTCTTCAGAGCAATTATAACTTCACTCTGTAGAATTTACGCGAGAGGTTTCTGGCATGTACCGAAGAGCACATCATGGGGCCAGAAGTCTGCAGGAACGACGCAAGATCCGAGTCCCTGAGCAGCATGCGAGAACCAAACGGTAGGATCTCTAGAAAAACTTTGCAGCGCACCCATTCCCGGTACCATGGTCATCAACCGTCACGCAAATCTCGCCCACGGTATTTATTCTAGAAGTTCGCCGTAACAAAAGTGTCTATGCACATCTTCCAGAGCAAATATAACTTCCCTTTCTGGAATCTACGCGAGAGGATTCTGAGAACTACCGAAAAGGACATCTCTGAGCCAGAAGCCTGCAGAAACAACGAAAATTGTCCTCAGTTTCTAGCAGCATGCGGTAACCATGTGGAAGAAGGCCCAAAGGCCTCTAAAGAAACTTTGCAACGCACCCATGAACTATACCCTGGGCATCAATAATCACCCAGAATGGCGCCACCTCTGTATGTAGAGTTAAGAAACCGTGACAACTTCTGACTTTCATTTATCTCCTCGAAAAGACGTTGTAGCAAACCTTCGCAAATTTTTCGTAAGAGCAACATGTTCTTACAATGAAGCTAATCGTTGCTTCTGCGTTTCCTAAATGTTTTCGTGTAATTTTAGGTAGCACAGCTCTCGAACAGTGCTTTTATAACTAGAGAAATCTCGAGCATTTCTCAACGAGTATTCTGCCACGCCGGAGTTGTGACCACTGATCTGGGTTGAATGCCGTCTTGCATCGTCACCTAACTTCATTGGTTGCCAGCCGTTGTTGTTATCAATCATTTAAGCTAATGGCTTCCATCAGCGATCACTTTGCTACTGTATACTAAGAATTGACATTCTCATCACTCTAGGATTAAGATCTTTTGTATAAAATATAAATAACTTAGAATCTTTTCTTTTTATGGTGTGGTTTTGATTCATTACTCCGCTCGCTGAGACCCGCTGCCCTTCTACGCTTTCATTAAAATAATTCATTAGATTAAAAGAATAAAATTACGTCATCTGTAGGAATTTTCTTGATCTATTACGTTACATTTATACTTCTTGAAGACCAATTCAATCAAATAAACTATTTTTATTCttagttttcattttttatatttggATAAGAGCAACAATCGAAGTTCTGATACTCACCCTGGAGAGCGCAACAAACATGGAAGGAATTACTAGGACACTGGCAGTGAACCCAAGGATATTGACTATGTTCCCAACGGGATAATCTGTGATAgagaaaggaagaatacgtgcaACTCATTTTGTTGTATTTTCACACATTTCCGTCATATTAACTTTTTAGCGGGCTGTCTTTTGCCGCCGCTGACACGTTGAAGGGCCATTTACTGTTTTCCTCAAATGGGACAAGTTCTCTTGTTGGTGCTCGCTTAGAAGATTTTTTGACGTGAGTCCGCATACACGAACGGAAGATATGATACTCAGCACAGTTGATGACGAtgtacacacacaaaagaaaattcaAAGTCATAACTAAATGCAGCATGGCAGAAAACTTCTGGCATTCTTATTCCTACGACATCGAAGCATCAGTATCCCTAGTgcctcgtttttcttttcttttttcccgttGGCTTAGGTTCACTCCGTAAGGAATTTGTTTAGCCTCTATGCCTTCCCTTGCCTTTCATGACTACCAAGAAACGCATAGCACATCTGGACACTCACCAACTATGCTACATTTATTCGACTAGTTTGTTTTTTAAGCAGTACACACAAAGATAAATTACCGCATTCCTTTACGTCAGCAGCATATAACTTATCAGAAGAACACACATGCTCCGCTGCCAACGCAACTAATTTTAAAATTTGAATAAACAATTAAACTTATTATTAAGCTTGTTTAGTATAGAAATACCAGGTAGTCCCGAAGAAGGTATTAAAAATGCATTCGTAAAAACATATTCATAGCATACAAGCTGTGTTGCACTGACTTTTCTTAACAGTATAGAAGGTACTCTGCTAAATTTCAGTGACAAGCTTCTCACTATGAGAAAAAACGTAACCATTGGCGCTCGAACAATAATTCAGCCCAATCATCCCCTCTTATTTGAGGTGCACACGGAGTATAAGAGTTAAGTGTCGAACATTTTACAGCTCCCATGTTGAAAAAGAAATATCAAGTAAGCCGCTACGAATTTATCAGGGATAATTATGACGAGAGTAGGATCACATGCTATTTTGCTCGCGTATGCAATTTTTGTTCAGTGTACTACTCATCAAAGTAGTTACTGCTTCATTGTATCGAACAAACCACTGCACGAGGTAAAATCTATGTAAAATTATCATGCAgcaaaaatattcacccaaactATTCGTCCTCTGTCGCTCTACAACGTCGGCAATGGCGCTCGAGAGACGGTATCCACTCTGACCCTAGAAGGAGAATGAGCAAACATGAAAACCTGCGGCTTCCGTAGCGCAGGACTAGGACAGAGCGGAACATTTATCGTTCTCACTAAAACGGAGACCAGGCCCCCTCCAACCACCTTGTTCACTCAGCCGCGTTTACGTTTAGGCAAATCACTAGCGCCGTCCCAATTCATGGGATAAGTAAATGAAAGAGCGGACGaccgaataaataaaaaagtaatgactTGAAGTGCACCCGGTGCAATGGTATTTGTAAAAACACGTTCTCTGCACTCGGCGTAAATTGTCGGGTGCAGGCGCAGCTGCGGCCTTGATATCATGCAGTAGAAAAGCATGCAGGTCCTGGTCGTGCTATAAATGTGTGTTAAAGCAACCAATTCTCTAAACTGCCTCTTGTTGGCATGATAAATTTGCAGCTGCAAACAGAAACCTGCGATCTTTAACAAAGTCTTGTTTCCTAGGATTGAAGTAATTATTGGTGCAGTGGTGTGATGCTGCTTTCCAGTGCCTGTGGGAGCTCTCTTTTGATCAGTTAGCACGAGCTGCAGATTTAGCATGAAGACGAAATTACAAATTGATTCTTCCACTTGCGTATCCAAGAAGTTGGAGGCCCAGTGAACGCGCCAACTTGGAAATGGCACTGTCGGTCTTCTAATTTGGCAGCCTATATCTATTCGTTAACAAAGGTAGTTTGTTTTGTGCAGTCAACGAATCACTTGTAACCTCAGTTCGCCCGCCCACCATAAAGTCAATAACGACGTTCAGCATTGCGTTGCACTGATCCACACTACCAACTCGGAAGCCTCGATGATCGCATAGGCAATAAAAAGCAGGCGTTCGCTACTTACGAAGAAGAGCAGGAAGAGAACGTACAAAGATATCTTCAACTTTACACTTCCTGCAATGGTTTCCATTGAGAGAAATGGCAATCTGAGCAAAACAACCACGCAGTAATTCTCGGGGACCGACAAAAGAGAAAATGATGACGCTGATAGTGACTTAGGGAGAGAGGCTGTTCAATTTAACTGGGGAGGTCAGAATATAATACCTAATTACAACAAGATATAATACCTAATTACAACAAGATACAGGGAATCCAAAAAACATGTGGTTTCATAAAAACCGAATTCCTTAGATGATAAAGCAAGCTCATATTTCTAATGGGCAGAAAGCTGCTAAACGAAGCAAACACATAATAGCAAATGTGATAGGCTTGCACGCGGAATAAATATTCGGGTGAAGAAGACGATATGATGGAGAAAAACAGCgcacgcgaaagaaaaaaaaacgcggcctGATCTCCAATAAAGAACTGAAGCGTGCTCAAGTTTCAGGGCGAAAATAGCCTCCACGACCTTCTATAGTGCACTGACTGCCCCATCTGGAGCTATATGAGAAGCCgtcgaaataaaaataataaaaactccaagtttcttcctttgttttttgtcCGGGAAAGTTTATTAGAAACCTTTCGCAACTCAGGGCCTGTTCTATCGCACGagcttccctccttccttcttcGGCGCTCCGTTCGTCCCCTATTGTTTTCGCATGGGGGCCGTTCAAGAAGGCTTTGGGTGGTCTTCTTTGCAGGCAGGAGAGGACGGTGGAAGACTGTTGATTACGATTACCAAGATACATGTTGTATTGTGCGTTTTGGTTGTGCTTGCAGTTTAGTGTTTTGCCTCGTGTCTAGTCTTTGTGTATGTGCGCTTTTTACTGGCTATTTAGTGTCACGTGGGCTAATTTTATAAATATCGGCGTCCTTGTCAAATAAATGTCGACCATCGCTACCACTCCTGCTGTGAGATTCGCCTCCGTTCCTTGGGGTCCGGGTCCCGTGTCCCAGCTCTGCAAGACAGCTGTGCTGGCGCAAGCCCAACCGACTGCCTGTGTTGCGATCAATAGCTCGGGCCGCTCTTAGGCTGTATACTATAAACCAGCAGCATTTTATATTGGTCACCACCAGGCCACATTCAGGCCTCATAATTACATTTCAGAAATAGGTCACCGTCCTCGTATTATAATTAACTTATTGCTGGGCTAGCTGACCATTCATTACTTAAATATTAGATGTAGCACTCTTAGGCAGACCACACAGAGAGGACGACACAAAAAAGAGCCCTACTAATAACTGATTTGTGTTTCGCTCCAGGGACCTCATTTGTAGACATTACACCATATGCGCACAAAGGGACGGCGCCGGCTGTACACCTGCTGTAGTCACGTCCCACACTTCTTTATCTACTTTCACTGGGTTGGCCTAAGCGAGTAATGGGTAACAAGGAATGATTCATATGTGGAtttaaaaaaagatgaaaaaatgaACGAACAAAAAACATCAAGGAGCAGCACGCAGTAAACTTCAGAAAGATGAAAGCTTTTCAGCGCTTAGTTTTTGTGCCCTTCTTCAGGAAATCTATCCTGGCAGAGTACTATAAGGTCGAAGTGGAACGTTCAGTTCGGCGAGTTGGCATCATTTCATAATGGAAAAACAAAGCGCAAAAGAGAGATGACCAGAAGAAAGAGGAACACAGAacgagcgctgactcacgacTAAGGCTTTATTCATAAAACCTGGGGTATATAAAGAATGAACGAAAGGTATAGCACGTGAAATAAGGCAAAacatcaaaacaaaacaaacgtgCGCGCGCCGCTCAATTTGCTAGAGAGAAACAGCTTTACTGCCATAGACTGTCGCGATTTAGGTCTGGTGGGCTTGGTGTGgaccccaggtgggggcgacttcctcAACCTACGAAACGAGTGTCTGTTGGATGGCCTTTTCAGCCCTTCTGAGGAGTTGGTTTCATCCATcctcggagggagctggcagtaaggttcgcGGTGGTGGGCTTGAAGCGCAACCCCTGAGGATTtgagcctgggtggcgatttccCCATAGTTACAATTTTGGCAGGCGGGGTCGGATCTGTCTGTACAGAGTGATAATCTAGAATGGCTAACGATCGGGTATGTCTGCAACCTGCGAAGATTGGTGGCTTTGCTGTCAGAACTGTAGCCACGGTGAAGTAGGAGCTCCTTTTTGGATAAATGTTATCGCAACGGAGCAACGCGATTGTGTTAATAAACCTAGTGTTCTTTTATTTAAAAAGGAGCTTTTATTTCCTGGTGCTTTCTTTCTTGGCAGAGCCCTTTTATTTCTTCACTTCCATGTGCGGGTTCTCGTCTTTTAAGGTTTGCTGAAGATCTTGTGCTGTTTTGATTTGGTTTTTATGTGTTCATCTTGTCTGCGTACCTGAGCTGGGAAGGTAGGCGTGTCTCCTATATCGGtaggaaataaagtttttctgactgaCTGATGCTTTTCAATAGATTTTCACTttcaagtaccgccctgtgttgtcgcctgcctccgtCTTGTGTCTGTTGCGGTTTCAGTCGTTATGCGTTACCTCTTATTCTGCCTATGGCATGAAGGCCGCAAGATTCGAGCTCCTGGTTAAACTATTTAGCATACAAGTGAAGGCAAAAGAGGTTCTCGTGATGACATACATGACgaaagcaaaacagcagcaaagtcTAGGAGCATAGGGAATATTTGTCTACAAATTGTGGTGTAAATAATGGGAGATTAATAGTTTAAATATTCAATCACTAGGTATTTggtaaaaaaaagaggaaaaaaacgaCACGCCGCCGCTGGGATCCAAACCAGAACCTACAAATTTcccgtccagtgctctaccaactgcgctACGTTGACGGCAGACGAATCTTCTGCTTATCCTGGGTATTTATATGCAGTGTAGCGGAACCTTgaaggtgttcaccagcgccaccctcgtccatagcggcgggagtagtacgtcctgtattaccgcgagtgccacttAGGAACGTGGTCAAGCGGTGAGGGCGGAAGATGTGCGAATACCCTCTTATGCAAGCTATGGCAACAAGGCTGCCAGATTCTAGGCCCTCATTAAATTATTAAGCATACAAGGGAAGGCTAAAGAGACGCTCGTTATGACGTATAtggcggaagccaacagccagCGAAACCTAGGGTCATAGGGGTTTTTTTATGACATATGTCATGAATGTATGTCATCCTGGTTATTCAGCCAAGGTTAACTACAATTTTATATAAATAGGCTTTTTTAGGTAAGAAGGCGGCTTTTGCGGCACTATAATACCTGCTTTGGCGGACTTTAAAAAACACGTAAACAAATTAGCCGCTTAATAATTTCCGATATTAATTGTTTAACTCTAACCGTTAGGCTAAAGGTTGCAATTAGATGCTTGTAGCCGGAAGTTGGTAAAAGCCataagccatatcagtttttaggatttAGAAAACGAGATTACCATCGACGCAATGGCtggacaaaatttgtttttttttactagttacgtgcactgaaagGTTGCTACACCTTCcgagaatacctcctgtaaaaggGCGGtcaacagcattggcgagatcgtgtctccctgtctgatgcccttccttattggaattttattgttgactttatgaAGGATTGTGGTAGCTGTGAAGTCGTTagagatatcttccagtattatcacataagactcttctaacCTGATTCCGCAAAGCCTGaatgactgctaaggtttccactgattgaaatgctttctcgtaatcagtgcaCAAATTTATAGGGGCTGGttgtattctgcacatttctctatcacctgtttggtagtgtgaatatggtcaTCTGTTGCGCATCATTTACGAAAGTCTGCCTGATATTTTGGTTGATTAaattctaaggttgccctgactcctttagcgattaccttaataaaCACTTGGCCGGCAACGGACAGTGAGCTGACCGGTCTGTAATTTGTCAAGTTCTTGGCGTcgcccttcttatgaattaagataatgttagcgtccTTCTAAGACtgtggtacgctcgaggtcataaggcattctAGCACTATCTCCCTTCCGTCCTTCAgcagatctgttgttacctgatctTTAACCAGTTGCTTTCCTCCTTTGCATTCCTACGGGTTTCTTTACCTCTTTTTTCGTTATTGACTTGATTacacattgctgtgcgctactgtctctctcatttaCGTTCTTATTATATTGTATGGTGTATAGATTTATGTAGAACTCTTCTGCTACAttagctatcttatccatattgctaatgacattgcacTTTCTGTTTTTAAGCGCATTCctcatctggtttttacctatgcaaagtttcctcttcactgccttTATTCtccctctgttctttagagcgtGCTCGATTTTCCCCTTATTAAAATTCTTTATGTCGGCTATTTTGCTTAACTTTGATCGCTccgccagttctattctgtccgtaTGGTAAGACGCTTCCCtcctttgacgtttcttaatcagcttttttgtctcctgagatatcttgccggtatcctgtccaaccatcctaccgcctacttctactgcgcactgcgtAATGAAAGGTGTGAGCTTATGTTTCATTGTTTGAACATGAAGATCGTCTCCCTCAGTTGAAGCCAAGCAACTGTTGTGCGGCGATATATCGAACTCCTTtttaaattggcttttggggaaaggaaatggcgcagtatctgtatcatatatcgttggacacctgaaccgcgccgtaagggaagggataaaggagggagtgaaagaagaaaggaagaaagaggtgccgtagtggagggctccggaataatttcgaccacctgggcatctttaacgtgcactgacatcgcacatcacacgggcgccttagcttttttcctccataaaaacgcagccgccgcgttcgggataaaacccgggaactccgaagcAGTAGCCGCCCGAACTCCTGAATTTTTCTTTTACCGATAACCCGTTAATGCACTACCGCTTTACTAATTTGTTCCGTTTCCTCATCATGTCTATGCGAATTCGAGacctttccattctgtggtcTCTAAAACACATCTTTTCGAGGACCCCCACATCCTGTGCACGGAACAAGATAGAGTGCTTAGTATGAtctctatttcatttttattatCGCCTTTGCGGTTCTTCCACGCCCACTTGCTATTAGTGATCCGTAAATCTTTTCTCTCTAAGTACTCTACTATTAACTCTTCCTGCTTTTCTTGAATCCTATGCCAttgtcgcctaccgcctggtctccggccttcttcttgcctaccttcgcatcGAAGTCGCCCAATAGTTACAGCGACGGAAAGCGAAAGAGCGAGATGACTTCGGTTGACCAGAAGGCGGCCATGATGCGGCCAGTGGGTgcggcgaaagcgctgcaagcaaggtgctcaatatgcaacgtcttttcctggtacaggtcctgctgctgtcaagtacgcatgcaccttcgcagactatcgccaagcttcatcaagtcacaacagaagaattggtcatcaaagataacacatcgggcagcaccgtcgccgtggggacgccacaggtgcatggatatcggacgttgtcgaccgtgacgtcatcgacccttggccctataaattcggcgccacacccgtccgtcttcagtgggtgcggcgaaagcgctgcaagcaaggtgttcaatatgcaacgtcttttcctggtacaggtcctgctgctgtcaagtacgcatgcaccttcgcagactatcgccaagcttcatcaagtcacaacagaagaattggtcatcaaagataacacatcgggcagcaccgtcgccgtggggacgccacaggtgcatggatatcggacgttgtcgaccgtgacgtcatcgacccttggccctataaattcggcgccacacccgtccgtcttcagtgggtgcggcgaaagcgctgcaagcaaggtgttcaatatgcaacgtcttttcctggtacaggtcctgctgctgtcaagtacgcatgcaccttcgcagactatcgccaagcttcatcaagtcacaacagaagaattggtcatcaaagataacacatcgggcagcaccgtcgccgtggggacaccacaggtgcatggatatcggacgttgtcgaccgtgacgtcatcgacccttggccctataaattcggcgccacacccgtccgtcttcagtgggtgcggcgaaagcgctgcaagcaaggtgttcaatatgcaacgtcttttcctggtacaggtcctgctgctgtcaagtacgcatgcaccttcgcagactatcgccaagcttcatcaagtcacaacagaagaattggtcatcaaagataacacatcgggcagcaccgtcgccgtggggacgccacaggtgcatggatatcggacgttgtcgaccgtgacgtcatcgacccttggccctataaattcggcgccacacccgtccgtcttcagtgggtgcggcgaaagcgctgcaagcaaggtgttcaatatgcaacgtcttttcctggtacaggtcctgctgctgtcaagtacgcatgcaccttcgcagactatcgccaagcttcatcaagtcacaacagaagaattggtcatcaaagataacacatcgggcagcaccgtcgccgtggggacgccacaggtgcatggatatcggacgttgtcgaccgtgacgtcatcgacccttggccctataaattcggcgccacacccgtccgtcttcagtgggtgcggcgaaagcgctgcaagcaaggtgttcaatatgcaacgtcttttcctggtacaggtcctgctgctgtcaagtagcatgcaccttcgcagactatcgccaagcttcaagtcacaacagaagaattggtcatcaaagataacacatcgggcagcaccgtcgccgtggggacgccacaggtgcatggatatcggacgttgtcgaccgtgacgtcatcgacccttggccctataaattcggcgccacacccgtccgtcttcagtgggtgcggcgaaagcgctgcaagcaaggtgttcaatatgcaacgtcttttcctggtaaaggtcctgctgctgtcaagtacgcatgcaccttcgcagactatcgccaagcttcatcaagtcacaacagaagaattggtcatcaaagataacacatcgggcagcaccgtcgccgtggggacaccacaggtgcatggatatcggacgttgtcgaccgggacgtcatcgacccttggccctataaattcggcgcaacacccgtccgtcttcagtgggtgcggcgaaagcgctgcaagcaaggtgttcaatatgcaacgtcttttcctggtacaggtcctgctgctgtcaagtacgcatgcaccttcgcagactatcgccaagcttcatcaagtcacaacagaagaattggtcatcaaagataacacatcgggcagcaccgtcgccgtggggacgccacaggtgcatggatatcggacgttgtcgaccgtgacgtcatcgacccttggccctataaattcggcgccacacccgtccgtcttcagtgggtgcggcgaaagcgctgcaagcaaggtgttcaatatgcaacgtcttttcctggtacaggtcctgctgctgtcaagtacgcatgcaccttcgcagactatcgccaagcttcatcaagtcacaacagaagaattggtcatcaaagataacacatcgggcagcaccgtcgccgtggggacgccacaggtgcatggatatcggacgttgtcgaccgtgacgtcatcgacccttggccctataaattcggcgccacacccgtccgtcttcagtgggtgcggcgaaagcgctgcaagcaaggtgttcaatatgcaacgtcttttcctggtacaggtcctgctgctgtcaagtacgcatgcaccttcgcagactatcgccaagcttcatcaagtcacaacagaagaattggtcatcaaagataacacatcgggcagcaccgtcgccgtggggacaccacaggtgcatggatatcggacgttgtcgaccgtgacgtcatcaacccttggccctataaattcggcgccacacccgtccgtcttcagtgggtgcgg includes these proteins:
- the LOC144102630 gene encoding uncharacterized protein LOC144102630, which codes for METIAGSVKLKISLYVLFLLFFGQSGYRLSSAIADVVERQRTNSLDYPVGNIVNILGFTASVLVIPSMFVALSRGLKYLLIIAIALFVVVSSFETFGPANTQPYYGATKDKFQNLGLFAKVAHQVVIILARPR